Proteins found in one Xyrauchen texanus isolate HMW12.3.18 chromosome 30, RBS_HiC_50CHRs, whole genome shotgun sequence genomic segment:
- the LOC127624100 gene encoding thrombospondin-1-like, with amino-acid sequence MKSAAIFLLLMLWNCESARVAESRDDNSVYDLFELVQVPRKNHGVTLVKGDDPYSPAYKILNPDLIPPVPESAFRDLIDSIHAERGFLLLVNFKQFKWTRGSLLTVEKNDGSGPIFEIVSNGKANTLDIVFSTENKQQVVSIEEADLAVGHWKNITLFVQEDRVQFYVGCEEVNTAELDASIQSILTQETPGVASLRIGKGAVKDRFMGVLQNVRFVFGTTLDAILRNKGCQNSVMTDIITLDNTINGSRPAIRTDFTGHKTKDLQMICGFSCEDLASMFKELKGLGVVVQELSSELRKVTDEKNMLMNRIGIHAGVCIHNGIVHKNKEEWTVDDCTECTCQNSATVCRKISCPLIPCANATVPDGECCPRCGTPSDSAEDGWSPWSEWTHCSVSCGRGIQQRGRSCDRINNNCEGTSVQTRDCYLQECDKRFKQDGSWSHWSPWSSCSVTCGAGIITRIRLCNSPTPQMEGKDCQGEGRQTEKCEKSPCPINGGWGPWSPWDTCSTTCGGGVQSHKRLCNSPFPKYGGKDCVGDAKATQLCNKQACPIDGCLSNPCFNGAQCTSLPDGSWKCGKCPTGYTGNGIECKDINECKEVPDACFEFNGVHRCENTVPGYNCLPCPPRYTGPQQFGRGVEDAAAKKQVCTPRNPCLDGSHDCNKNARCNYLGHFSEHMYRCECKPGFAGNGHICGEDTDLDGWPNADLVCVENATYHCKKDNCPNLPNSGQEDYDKDGIGDACDNDDDDDGIPDDRDNCPLIFNPRQYDYDRDEVGDRCDNCAYNSNPDQTDTDSNGEGDACAVDIDGDGILNEKDNCPYLYNVDQKDTDLDGVGDQCDNCPLEHNPDQLDSDSDRVGDKCDSNQDIDEDGHQNNLDNCPYIANSNQADHDKDGKGDACDYDDDNDGIPDDKDNCRLAFNPDQLDSDGDGRGDACKDDFDQDNVPDIYDVCPENFDISETDFRKFQMVPLDPKGTSQIDPNWVVRHQGKELVQTVNCDPGIAVGFDEFNSVDFSGTFFINTERDDDYAGFVFGYQSSSRFYVVMWKQITQTYWSSTPTKAQGYSGLSIKVVNSTTGPGEHLRNALWHTGDTPGQVRTLWHDPKNVGWKDFTAYRWHLTHRPRTGHIRVVMYEGKKIMADSGRIYDKTYAGGRLGLFVFSQEMVYFSDLKYECRDA; translated from the exons ATGAAGTCTGCGGCAATCTTTTTGCTACTGATGCTTTGGAACTGCGAGAGCGCGAGAGTCGCAG AAAGTCGAGACGACAACAGTGTCTACGACCTGTTCGAGCTCGTCCAAGTACCAAGGAAAAACCATGGGGTCACCCTGGTAAAAGGCGACGACCCTTACAGTCCTGCCTACAAGATCCTGAACCCGGACCTGATCCCCCCGGTTCCCGAGAGCGCCTTCAGGGACCTAATCGATTCCATTCACGCGGAGAGAGGATTTCTACTGCTGGTCAATTTCAAGCAGTTCAAGTGGACGAGGGGAAGCCTCTTGACCGTGGAGAAGAATGACGGCTCAGGTCCCATTTTCGAAATCGTTTCCAATGGAAAGGCAAACACTCTGGACATTGTTTTTTCCACTGAAAACAAGCAACAGGTTGTGTCCATTGAGGAAGCGGATTTGGCGGTGGGACATTGGAAGAACATCACTCTTTTCGTGCAGGAGGACAGGGTTCAGTTCTATGTGGGATGCGAGGAGGTGAATACAGCGGAGCTTGATGCTTCTATCCAGTCTATCCTCACTCAGGAGACCCCAGGTGTGGCGAGCTTGAGGATCGGCAAGGGCGCAGTGAAAGACAGGTTCATG GGAGTGCTGCAAAATGTACGCTTTGTTTTCGGAACTACTCTGGATGCAATTCTGAGGAATAAAGGATGCCAAAACT CAGTTATGACTGATATCATCACTCTTGACAATACCATAAATGGATCCAGACCTGCAATCAGGACTGATTTCACTGGCCACAAAACAAAAG ATTTACAGATGATTTGTGGCTTTTCATGTGAGGACCTGGCCAGCATGTTCAAGGAACTCAAAGGTCTTGGTGTGGTGGTGCAAGAGTTATCCAGTGAACTCCGCAAAGTG ACGGATGAGAAAAACATGCTCATGAATCGCATAGGCATTCATGCTGGTGTCTGTATTCACAATGGAATTGTGCACAAAAACAAGGAGGAATGGACTGTTGACGATTGCACAGAGTGCACTTGCCAA AACTCTGCAACCGTGTGCCGTAAAATTTCATGTCCCCTAATCCCATGTGCAAATGCCACAGTGCCCGATGGGGAGTGCTGCCCTCGCTGTGGAACCC CAAGTGACTCCGCCGAGGACGGCTGGTCCCCCTGGTCTGAATGGACCCATTGTTCTGTGTCCTGTGGAAGGGGCATTCAGCAGCGTGGCCGCTCCTGCGACCGCATCAATAACAACTGCGAGGGCACGTCAGTGCAGACAAGAGACTGTTACCTCCAGGAGTGTGACAAGCGCT TTAAGCAAGATGGCAGCTGGAGTCATTGGTCACCCTGGTCATCCTGCTCAGTTACCTGCGGTGCTGGCATTATCACGCGTATTCGTCTCTGCAACTCGCCAACACCGCAGATGGAGGGCAAAGATTGCCAAGGTGAAGGCCGGCAGACTGAGAAGTGTGAAAAATCACCATGTCCAA TCAATGGCGGATGGGGACCATGGTCACCTTGGGATACTTGCTCTACCACCTGTGGGGGTGGTGTCCAAAGCCATAAACGTCTTTGCAATAGTCCATTTCCCAAATATGGTGGTAAAGACTGTGTTGGAGACGCAAAGGCCACCCAGCTCTGCAACAAGCAAGCCTGTCCAATTG ATGGATGTCTTTCGAATCCATGCTTTAATGGAGCTCAGTGCACAAGCTTACCAGATGGCTCCTGGAAATGTGGAAAATGCCCCACAGGTTACACTGGCAATGGAATTGAGTGCAAAGATATCAATGAG TGTAAGGAGGTCCCTGATGCTTGCTTTGAATTTAATGGAGTCCATAGGTGTGAGAACACAGTGCCTGGCTACAACTGTCTACCATGCCCCCCACGCTACACTGGCCCACAGCAGTTTGGTAGAGGAGTTGAGGATGCTGCTGCCAAGAAACAG GTGTGCACACCCCGTAATCCTTGCCTCGATGGAAGCCATGACTGCAATAAGAATGCTCGCTGCAACTATCTGGGACATTTCTCAGAGCACATGTACCGCTGTGAGTGCAAACCTGGCTTTGCTGGAAATGGACACATCTGTGGAGAGGACACTGATCTTGATGGCTGGCCTAATGCTGATCTTGTGTGTGTCGAGAATGCAACCTATCACTGCAAGAAG GACAACTGTCCCAACCTTCCAAACTCTGGGCAAGAAGACTATGACAAGGATGGAATTGGTGATGCTTGTGataatgatgatgacgatgatggcATTCCTGATGACAGG GACAATTGCCCACTCATCTTCAACCCAAGGCAGTATGACTATGATCGTGATGAGGTGGGAGACCGCTGTGATAACTGTGCATACAACAGCAACCCAGACCAGACTGACACTGACAGTAATGGTGAAGGCGATGCCTGTGCTGTGGACATTGATGGAGATG GTATTTTAAATGAGAAGGACAACTGCCCATATCTGTACAACGTTGACCAGAAAGACACTGATCTAGATGGAGTTGGTGACCAGTGTGACAACTGCCCTCTGGAGCACAACCCAGACcag CTTGACTCTGACTCTGACCGTGTTGGAGACAAATGTGATAGCAACCAGGACATTGATGAAGATGGTCACCAAAACAACTTAGACAATTGTCCGTATATTGCCAATTCGAACCAGGCTGATCATGACAAGGATGGTAAAGGGGACGCCTGTGactatgatgatgataatgatggcaTTCCTGATGACAAGGACAACTGCAGACTGGCTTTCAATCCAGATCAACTGGATTCTGATG GTGATGGAAGAGGGGATGCTTGTAAAGATGACTTTGACCAGGATAATGTCCCAGATATCTATGATGTCTGTCCAGAGAACTTTGACATCAGTGAGACTGACTTCCGGAAATTTCAGATGGTACCTCTGGATCCCAAGGGTACCTCTCAGATTGACCCCAATTGGGTGGTTCGTCATCAAGGCAAGGAACTTGTTCAGACAGTCAACTGCGATCCCGGCATTGCTGTTG GTTTTGATGAGTTCAATTCAGTCGACTTCAGCGGAACTTTCTTCATCAACACGGAAAGAGATGATGATTATGCTGGCTTCGTTTTCGGATACCAATCCAGCTCTCGCTTCTACGTGGTGATGTGGAAGCAGATCACACAGACCTACTGGTCCAGCACACCAACAAAGGCACAGGGTTACTCAGGGTTATCAATCAAAGTGGTTAATTCCACTACAGGGCCAGGCGAGCATTTGAGGAATGCCCTCTGGCACACTGGAGACACTCCAGGACAG GTACGCACGCTGTGGCATGACCCAAAGAATGTCGGATGGAAGGACTTCACTGCTTACAGATGGCACCTGACTCACAGACCACGAACTGGACACATAAG AGTGGTGATGTATGAAGGCAAAAAGATCATGGCAGATTCTGGTagaatttatgacaaaacatATGCAGGCGGAAGACTGGGTCTCTTTGTCTTCTCACAAGAGATGGTATACTTCTCAGACCTCAAATATGAATGCAGAG atGCGTAA